The window AATTAACACATCCTACAAACGTCCTTATAGGTTTCTAATTCTAATGCATTTCTGCAATAATAATCTATATGCTGGTGATTAGAGGTTATATTGAGATACTTTGTATACTCTCTTGTTTGGATTGTAGGGAAAGGAAACTTAAGGATCAAAGGTTGTGGTGGAATATTTTTGCTcttatctaagtgtagaaaaaaatcaaatctatTTCATTTCCTTTCCCAAATATCAATCTTATTAGCACTTCTCCTATGTGCGGAGTTCGGAGAAGAGCTGGACCATAAGGGTATATTGTACCTAGCCTTATCTTATGATTCtgcaagatattattttcacgaCTTAAATTCGTGACCTCCTAACTCCTAATTACAAGTCAGCATCTTTACCTGTTACGCCATAACTCTCCTCCTAATATCAATCttatgaattgaaaaaaaaaggagagattaATTACACATGAAAATTTCTTATACTATAGAGTATACTTGCATATTaaagattataaaataaaaaattgaatcctCACTAATAGAGTCAAACGGCCAACTAACTAATTGTAAAACAATACGTGGCTTGAATATATATCTAGGAGtgcattatattttttgaatataagtATCATAAtgtcaaagaaaaagaagacgaCATTCAGAaagtgattttaaattattattacagAGGAGAAATgtacataaataacttattttattttaatggtgTGATAAAATAGCTTAGTGGTTAAGTTTTTTAATACATTGGAGACATAATTACAGAAGagttttttaaggaaaaattagagtttcaaatcatcaaacactcaaaattagcttattttgaaatactcttttcaaaataaaatattttttaattttttttgtgagaagcagtttgtatttaattaataaatctaaaaaaaatttttaaactaTAGTTATTATTtgactaaatttttaaaaatataaagtttgcaaaagtataatttttaaaagagtgcttttatgaaaaattacttttttcatataaaaataacttttacTGCTCAATATATTTATTCTCTTCTGAAAATTTGGTGAAACGCCacacttttaaaaatattcaatttttttttaaataggctTTTGACTTTCAAAATCTTGATCAATCAGGTTTTAGTAAAGTCACTTTCTAAGATCCAATATAAACAAAGGTactaactacaacaacaacaaacccagcgAATTCCCAccaagtagggtctggggagggtaaaatgtacgcaatccataccgctactttcgaaaaagtagagaggctgtttccaatagacccccggctcaagattaAGAATAGTTAATACGGTCATAGTAATACCTGAAGCAAAATGGATGGAATAACCGAGAAATGAAATGAGAAATAATACAAATAGAGGTAAGAGAGTCATGAAAATAAGAGCAATACGAAAGtaaaaaacaataaataagaaataataaaaggccACTTCCTCGTAGTAGCATACACTAACGTCTCCTACCAGTGAGCACAGTCATAAGCTTACTAAGCCAGCTACACCAGAGCTCCCTAACTACTAGCTATAACCCACACACGcattaaccttctaccctaatccgcgacctccacacctttctatctagagtcatgtcctcagAAAACTGTAACAGCCCCATGTCTTgcctaatcacttctctccagtatttcttcggcctacctctactcctcctgaaaccatccaaagttAGACCCttacacctacgaactggggcattcgtgcccctcctcatcacatgcccaaactatctcagtcttccttcctgcattttgtcctccaccgaagccactcccaccttctcccggataatctcattcctaactctattttctctagtaagtccacacattcAATGCAACATTTTCATTTCCACTACCTTCAGTTTTTGGATATAGGATTTCTTGACTGGCAACACTCCGCACCATACAACATGGCTGGAcgaactgccactctatagaacttgcctttaagctttaagggcaccttcttatcacacaacactcccgaggcgaaccttcatttcatccaacctactccaatacgtttagagacatcccCATCAATCTCATCAttcccctggatcatagacccaagatacttaaaactatccatcttacaaacatcttgggaatccaacctcaccaccactccGTCCTCCTActtcgagtcactaaacttgcatttcaaatactccatcttggacctactcaacctaaaccccttagatttgagggtttgcctccaaacctccaattttttATTCACCCCACCCCTACTCCCACCCCCCACATCTCATCAATTAGAACTACATCatttgcaaataacatacaccaaggcacctcatctTAAATACTCCatgtcaacacgtccatcactagcacaaacaaaaatgggctgagagtcgatccctggtgcaaccctgtctcTATCGAGAAATGATCAGAGTCTCCTCccaccgtcctcacctgagtcttccCTCCTTagtacatgtccttaatcactTTGATGTACGCCATCGGGACACCTCTCACCTCAAAGcgtctccaaagaacctccctcaggactttgtcataagccttctctaggtcgatgaacaccatgtgtaaatccctttttctttccctatacttctCTACCAATAttctcaccaggtggattgcctctatcgtcgagcgaccaggcataaaaccaaactgattctccaaaatagacatgaccctcctcaatctccgctcaaccaccctctcccaaatcttcatagtgtgactcaacagcttaatacccctatagttattgcaactctgaatgtcacccttatttttatacAACGGAATCATCGTACTTCATCTCCAAGCCTTAGACATTTTTGCAGACTTGAAAATACCGTTAAACAAATTAGTCAACCAGCTCCACCAGTAAACTTCCAAAAATTCACCGAAATTTCATCAAGCCCTGTCGCCCTGCCCCTCCGCATCCTATGAATAGcctgtaatgccccgatttgctgaacctgaatgctacatggtgcttatgaccccgagggaccataatctaacccatgactaatatctatacctgtacactacataatatacttgtagaatgcggaaaacataaacaataggccataaggttcaactgaatagaatatctgataaataataacatccatatagggtaacaaatacccaaaacaactaaaagctgaatctaaaatctgaactaaatctgaaagcctctaaatgctgtctgaaataaggagttgaaggaacatgtctccaactaactctgtctagcaaaactgaactgaaataatgaatgaaataaaataatatcatcctcgaatggatgaggactcactgcaactctgcgactggaatgctactgctgatttagaactcgtgtctctgaacctgtagtgtaacatgaaagaaagcaccatagcgcaaatgcgtcagtacgactgggagtactgagtatatgagtgaggtaggctaaatgcaaaagggtttacatgcatgaacaatgctaactgactgactgatatgaacgtaagagtacaaacatgcatatatagtaactaaaatcgtgaatacatgatatatggatctgtacgctaatacatggtttactgttaacatgactgatactgaaattttgataacatggatgattgtgtctgacagtcctgaatctgatggaactacctgagtttcgtactataactgaattgactgtaactgacagtcctagtatactgaaatctgaagaactatctgagttcttttactgagactgggactgaaactgtgggagatagttgcttaaccgacatgccctaataacgcatatagctaggttggggtccaatctctgccccaactgaaAGGgcgtcaataccatgccactggtaaggacagctgtgagtgacccttagctggcaggtactcgaatgagaatggtgggaaccctaaactgataggttaatctacctcatcaaccctaatctggcaggttaagatgtctcaacctaagctggctatgtaattctagaacacaaagatgactattaagaatcacatcctaaactggcaggtgagttcccatccttgggttcactcggtgctaacttctactcccatctgaaaaggctgaacatgatttaactggttgtacatggactgagtaactaacttttgttgactgatggaatagtactactatctgagaatttattaagatttttgagatttcctgagtcacatgactgactgagttctatagatcatggcttgaataagattatcatgataacgtgacatggctctaggcacacaactatattttttgggtactagtacccccagtactcgatggaaggatactgacacacataactgacttgatcataaaatggagtccataattcaccatatcataagtagggaattTCACACTAAgtatagttctcaacatcttatgtATGGAAGGGAAATTTATACAACATGTGTAAcatgcatagcttcaatatcatgctcaatccatatcacaacaacaacgcatatcaaTCACGCGGAAtttatgtgaaatcataaagcatagagcatggacttgtcatttaagcactattaaatcatgggacatgaattctatcatcataggtcttttatcaaacactttgcatgcattcttttagcttaggtatgttttcatgaatttaccCATtctaaaccacataaagttcatggatttcaactaacgaacacatatacttcatgaaaacacctttagatatcatcttgaaacttaaacaacaatcatcaacatgtacatggttacatcacaacaagacaatcacaatataatatttaaaacatggttcttgagctctatgaacaaaatagatccatagatgaacactacgcataccttagatggaagattcttgatgattgatagagaaatttgcttgaacttgaatccccaattgaaaaccctaatgtgttcttgagaggattttgagagaaagagcatgttttggtgaaataaggtcttaattccgtgtttatggaatatatatagggtggaaagatgacccaaatacccctctagatgtatcatttaatttctgtgaaaattacctGATTTGGGACCCCAGCACCACGCGGAGATATCACATTGACCCTCGTTTGTGACCTGAAAACTCACCGCTATGCGGTGGAATTGCGGAGagacattggaaattgacaaacatcattttggCTTACGACGTGACGCGCCACTGACTAAAATGACgttgctgaaactttaaattgccataacttcttcaccaggtgtccgttttaggcaaatttggtatcgacggatagcttattcaattctctacaatttggagggtataaatctgcaAAATACCACCTACAAaccaagttatactcgttcaaagatgacctatgtgaaatcacgcACGAAAACTTgctggattcaaaagttcttagctaggcttactctaagtgactcttatgaacatgcttaacacatcataaactcTATTATCTCTAGGATACTCACCCTAAGTCATGTACtccaatatgaatcacaggataggaggtttcatatatAGGAACAAtgattcattttctagcttagaaatatatggggtattacatagcctctctgacctcctcaaccGTAAAACGTCTACAGTAACCTAAATCCCGATTATCCTCCAAGTGCTCCAACTTCCGTAGCTCAATGCTTTTGTCCCCCTCCTCGTTCAATAAACCATGAAAATACTCcagccatctcttcttaatgtggacatcctccaccaaaactcttCCATCCTCCCCATTAATGCACTTCACtagatcgaggtcacgaccctttcgcTCCCTAGCTTTAGCCAGCCTATACAATCTATTTTCctcgcctttctcctctaaccccgcatacataCTCTCAAATTTTGTTGTCTTATGGTAACTTGGCCTCCTTCCTCGCTACTTTGTACacctccctattcacccgcttctcttcctcatccttactctcaataaacttaacatacgcccccttcttactctccactttctttttaaattcttcattttaccaccagtcccccttatacCATCTTGCTCGACCCCTCAAAACGTCCAACACTTATCTTGCAGTCTCCATGATGCAACTGGTAGCCTATCCCACATAACATCCACATTTCCCCTGCACTCTCATACCCTCCTTCCCCCACCTTCTTCCTTATCTCTAGAGCACTAACTGGCGTCAAACCTCCCCACTTAATCATAGGTCGACCCTCCCCGACCCTCTCTTATTGCTCTTCTTTATTATCAAGTCTATCACCAAAAGCctgtgctgggtcgaaagatgctcccttgggatgactttacagtccttacaaaaggccctatcccccttcctaagtagtaaaaagtcaatctgagtcttagCTATCGCACTTCAAAAGGTAATCAAGTGATCCTCTTTCTTCGAAAAACTCGAGTTCACAACCACCAGCCCAAAAgtcctcgcaaactccaatagtgCAGCTCCTTCCCCATTCTTATCACCGAAACCAAAGCCTCTATGCACATCTTCATAGCCTTCCGATAAAATCCCGATGTGCACATTAAAGTCCCCTGCTatgacaatcttctccgagctacgAACGCTTCTCACCACCTCGTCCAAATCCCCCCAAAAACTTACTTTCACCTCCTCATACAAGCCTGCCTATGGCGCATAAACACTATACATATGCAAAGTAAACCCCCCAACGACCAGCTTAATGGTCATTACCTTATCACTGACCCTTCTAACCTCCACCACCTTCCCTCTAAGatcctcatccactaagatgctCATTTCATTCTGTTGTTTCTCACTCCCTAAGTACCACAGCTTgaacccatccacatccctagccttagatcctacccacttagtctcttgaatacacgcaatattaatcctcccTTTCTTAAGGATCTTCACCAGCTCAACGGACTTATCCTGGAAGGTCTCTATATTCCAAAACCCTAACCTCAACCTATCCTCTCTCGCTTCTCGCCTACCTCTACTACCCCTCACTGAACCAGCCCTACCGCCTGGCTTAGACCCCACACCTGCCCCTACCCTCACCTCTTCACCCCCTCCCAAAACTAACCCCCGTTCTagccccctcggacatgaccctactCCACTATCAACCCCCAAAGCCACTACACAAAAGTCAGAACAAATCCCCAAACAGACAGGCaaaaaaataaggcaaaaataGGACAAAAAGCCGTCACGCACAAAACACCCTATCCGATCTAGCAGCTAGAACCACACATAATATCCATCAAAAGGTAAAACAGCCAATCACAGTTCAAGTCACAATAAAGGAATAAAATCAAGGAACAGGTTAATATATAAAACTAAATTGATTAATGCCTTCAATATCTACCTAATTTGTGTTTGTTGGTAGACTTTGTGCTCAAGTTAAAAATACCTAAAATCAATTGGGATTGTTTGACATGGAATGAGCTAAATAAAgttatattaattatttcatcatatatatatatatatgatataaatgGTGAAATAAATAATCCATGAATAATTAATACTCCTAAATAAAGGCAAAATAAAATGATCCtacattttattttgagattattatcaCTTATCCATcataaaaattgttatttcacatTTTTATCTTAAACTTTTAGTAAGTTCAAGTTCTACAAATATTTCATATGTTTTGATGGGTAAATACTTATCTAAATTAGTATTTACATCAAATCATATGAATTACTATAGTTATATAGTTTTATAAAGTTAGAATATGTGTTATTTATCATTTAGTATTTACATCAAATCATATGACTTACTATAGTTATATAGTTTTATAAAGTTAGAATATGTGTTATTTATCCATGATATAATGCTAAAAATCTGTGTAAAAATACATTATTACTCATTCATTAACTTGGTATAAACACTTGGTATAATTACCTCTATTtaatatctttttctattttgcataattcatgttttttttacataattttttaattaacatAATATACGGGTGCAACGCACGTAATCTAAActagtatgtatgtatgtaagtatgtatgtatgtatgtattaatcattattgtataaaatatgttattttatataacaaataaaaaataaacttttttgcatttgattgataaaaaataaattataatactataaatttatatttaattattaaaaaatataaaattttatgtaattattttttagtagaattaaaaataataatagatggccgttttttttttttttttaaaaaaaaggagtcacaattaggggtgtgcatcggtcgattcggttcgattttacatgttattggttcgatttatcgatttttgatttttaaatatgtaaaatcaataaccaaccaataagatattttcttatcggttttggtttattgatttttggtccttaacggttcggttttcggtttaaccaataagaaaatacttataaaatagaaatcgtaacaactaacataaaaaaataaaatcttaattacctccaaaacctacgcaatgcattttagtttacaagaatcttcaaacttgaactgaatgttagttaggaaaaaaattgaatcctaattgttggaagctataaatgcttcaaactttttattacgataatagccgaACTTTATATAGTGCCTTTGTtaccctgaataggttaatactttgtgaatcactgcattatgaattagtagtgcatgtaatctatatacatacacatatctctctctatatatacatatatagat of the Capsicum annuum cultivar UCD-10X-F1 chromosome 11, UCD10Xv1.1, whole genome shotgun sequence genome contains:
- the LOC124888874 gene encoding uncharacterized protein LOC124888874, giving the protein MSILVDEDLRGKVVEVRRVSDKAGLYEEVKVSFWGDLDEVVRSVRSSEKIVIAGDFNVHIGILSEGYEDVHRGFGFGDKNGEGAALLEFARTFGLVVVNSSFSKKEDHLITF